In Methanobacterium paludis, the following proteins share a genomic window:
- a CDS encoding inositol-3-phosphate synthase — protein MEKIKIAIIGIGNCASSLIQGIHYYKDKSPEEAIGLMHWDIGGYTPSDIEVVAAFDIDERKVGNDVSEAIFAKPNCTQVFCDEIPKMDVKVTMGHVLDGVAQHMAKYDDNNTFVISDEEENNEDGIVKVLKESGAEILLNYLPVGSEEATKFYARCALKAGIAFINNMPVFIVSNPEWASKFEAKGIPIVGDDIKAQIGATITHRTLANLFRERGVKLDRTYQLNTGGNTDFLNMLNRDRLDSKKKSKTEAVQSVLAERLEPDNIHIGPSDYVAWQKDNKLCFLRMEGKTFGDVPMNIELRLSVEDSPNSAGCVIDAVRCCKVALERGIGGQLTSISAYTMKHPPEQFTDDVAQSMVEEFIAGERER, from the coding sequence TTGGAGAAGATAAAGATAGCGATAATTGGTATTGGTAATTGTGCAAGCTCGTTAATACAGGGGATACATTATTACAAGGACAAGAGTCCTGAAGAAGCCATCGGTCTTATGCACTGGGATATTGGGGGTTATACCCCATCAGATATTGAGGTAGTAGCCGCCTTTGATATTGATGAAAGAAAGGTTGGCAATGATGTAAGTGAAGCAATATTCGCAAAACCCAACTGCACCCAGGTATTCTGCGATGAAATCCCAAAAATGGACGTTAAAGTGACTATGGGTCACGTGCTTGACGGTGTAGCACAACACATGGCAAAATATGATGACAATAACACATTTGTTATCTCAGATGAAGAAGAAAACAACGAAGACGGGATAGTTAAGGTATTAAAAGAAAGCGGGGCTGAAATACTCCTGAACTACCTTCCAGTTGGTTCAGAAGAAGCCACTAAATTTTATGCTCGGTGTGCACTCAAAGCAGGCATTGCATTCATAAATAACATGCCAGTATTCATAGTGAGCAACCCAGAATGGGCTTCCAAGTTCGAAGCAAAGGGAATACCTATTGTTGGAGACGATATAAAAGCACAGATAGGTGCAACCATCACCCACCGAACCCTTGCAAACCTATTCCGTGAACGTGGAGTTAAACTCGATAGAACCTACCAGCTCAACACCGGTGGAAACACAGATTTCCTGAACATGCTCAACCGTGACAGACTAGATTCTAAAAAAAAGTCCAAAACAGAGGCTGTTCAGTCCGTTCTAGCAGAAAGGCTTGAACCTGATAACATTCATATCGGACCCTCAGATTACGTGGCTTGGCAGAAGGATAACAAACTATGCTTTTTAAGGATGGAGGGAAAAACTTTCGGCGACGTTCCTATGAACATTGAGTTACGATTAAGCGTCGAAGACTCACCAAACTCAGCAGGGTGTGTTATAGATGCTGTGAGATGCTGTAAAGTGGCCCTCGAAAGAGGCATAGGTGGACAGTTAACATCGATCTCCGCTTACACTATGAAACATCCCCCAGAGCAATTCACAGATGATGTGGCTCAATCTATGGTTGAAGAGTTTATTGCTGGAGAAAGAGAGAGATAA
- a CDS encoding molybdopterin-dependent oxidoreductase: MKNIVTACTRDCPGGCSIIARIKKDNNGEKILKLSGNPDHDTTDGFLCPNTSRYLKDVFYSPKRVLHPLKKEDGNWKKISWDEALNIAASKLSETIKRYGSSAILYYQGFGSRTALKILNRRFFNLLGGVSTLQGTICGGIGQAGQDMDFGTRISHDHLDHLNSKVIIVWGRNPAVTDVHLWKILRKAQRKGAKIVVVDPVKTKTARHADLFIQPKPGSDAYLAMAISKLVLMHDLADWDFIENKTQNFDKYLKILEKNDLESLSCKCDVPVEKIEKLALLYALNNPSSIVTGWGVHRYKNGHITFRMMDALAALTGNLGISGGGVSQGFEEFGFFDDSHALDDPKIGRKFLMPTIGEAILKAHDPPVKLIFVTSGNPVNLNPNSLKVKKAFETTDYVIMVDHFLNDTSDVADLFLPATTFLEEEDLVGSYGHNWVSPINPASPPRGEARSELEIFQLLADRLGIKDGMDGTPKGWLQKLALPILKQGISFEDLKEGPMKLVPAYEIPYADGKFGTTSGYFEFIQNFDENEYNPLKEHIHCDDFKKNHRDAYRTHCFDDDDDDDLLRLLAVGPERWINSVVPESEMIEGFLEIKVSGELLAHKGMFDGETAVLRSKAGKLKVKVKESEDVRPDFVLTYRGGWMKYGKNVNVLTDDSVSTAGNGTPYHETWVKLEKLEKVDGSDFK, translated from the coding sequence ATGAAAAACATTGTTACAGCATGCACAAGGGACTGTCCTGGCGGATGCAGCATCATAGCCCGTATAAAAAAGGATAATAATGGGGAAAAAATTCTTAAACTAAGTGGAAACCCTGACCATGATACTACAGACGGATTTTTATGTCCAAACACATCCCGTTACCTTAAAGACGTATTTTACAGTCCAAAACGAGTTTTACACCCTCTTAAAAAAGAAGATGGGAACTGGAAAAAAATAAGTTGGGATGAAGCTTTGAATATTGCAGCTTCAAAGCTATCTGAAACAATAAAAAGATATGGGAGCTCTGCGATACTGTATTATCAAGGATTTGGCTCTAGAACTGCCCTCAAAATACTTAACCGCAGATTTTTCAACCTACTTGGAGGAGTTTCCACACTTCAAGGTACAATATGTGGCGGGATCGGGCAAGCCGGTCAGGACATGGATTTCGGAACCCGCATATCCCACGACCATCTGGACCATTTAAACAGTAAAGTGATAATTGTTTGGGGCAGAAATCCTGCAGTTACAGATGTTCACCTTTGGAAGATTTTAAGAAAAGCTCAAAGGAAAGGAGCAAAAATAGTCGTTGTAGATCCTGTAAAAACGAAAACAGCACGACATGCAGATCTTTTTATTCAGCCAAAGCCAGGTTCTGATGCATACCTTGCAATGGCAATTTCAAAACTTGTTTTAATGCACGATCTTGCTGATTGGGATTTTATAGAAAATAAAACCCAAAATTTTGATAAATATTTAAAAATACTCGAAAAAAATGATCTGGAATCATTATCATGTAAATGTGACGTTCCAGTAGAAAAAATTGAGAAATTAGCTCTTTTATATGCCTTGAATAATCCTTCAAGCATAGTAACAGGATGGGGTGTTCACAGATACAAGAACGGACATATTACCTTTCGCATGATGGATGCTCTTGCAGCATTAACAGGTAATCTGGGCATTTCAGGCGGCGGTGTGAGCCAAGGATTTGAAGAGTTCGGATTTTTTGATGATTCACATGCACTTGATGATCCTAAAATTGGTAGGAAATTTTTAATGCCCACAATTGGTGAGGCGATCCTCAAGGCCCATGATCCACCGGTAAAACTCATTTTTGTAACATCTGGAAATCCTGTAAATCTCAACCCAAACTCATTGAAGGTTAAAAAAGCTTTTGAAACTACGGATTATGTTATAATGGTGGATCATTTCCTTAACGACACGTCTGATGTTGCAGATCTATTTTTACCTGCAACAACCTTCCTTGAAGAGGAAGACCTTGTTGGAAGCTACGGCCACAACTGGGTGTCTCCAATAAATCCTGCTTCTCCACCAAGGGGTGAAGCAAGATCTGAACTTGAAATATTCCAGCTTTTAGCTGATAGATTAGGAATTAAAGATGGAATGGATGGTACTCCAAAGGGATGGCTCCAAAAACTGGCACTTCCAATCCTGAAACAGGGAATAAGTTTTGAAGATCTTAAAGAAGGTCCTATGAAACTCGTACCTGCCTATGAAATTCCTTATGCAGATGGAAAATTTGGTACGACCTCAGGATACTTTGAATTTATCCAGAACTTTGATGAAAATGAATACAACCCGTTAAAAGAACACATTCACTGTGATGATTTTAAGAAGAACCATCGTGATGCTTACAGAACGCATTGTTTTGATGATGATGATGATGATGATCTCCTGAGACTCCTTGCAGTGGGGCCTGAAAGATGGATAAATTCTGTTGTTCCTGAAAGTGAAATGATAGAAGGCTTTCTTGAGATAAAGGTTTCAGGTGAACTACTAGCCCATAAAGGGATGTTCGATGGTGAAACTGCAGTTCTCAGATCAAAGGCTGGAAAACTTAAGGTTAAGGTTAAAGAAAGTGAGGACGTACGCCCAGATTTTGTACTAACCTACAGAGGAGGATGGATGAAGTACGGCAAGAACGTAAATGTTTTAACCGATGATTCTGTTAGCACTGCAGGAAATGGTACCCCCTACCATGAAACATGGGTGAAACTTGAAAAATTAGAAAAAGTAGATGGCTCTGATTTTAAATAA
- a CDS encoding 4Fe-4S dicluster domain-containing protein codes for MLLIDIALDHEHCEGSKCGGCAYVCPTNVFSIKKDKISINSPQYCKLCYNCLEICPKAVINIKTHNAIPAYY; via the coding sequence TTGTTGTTAATTGATATAGCACTGGATCATGAACATTGTGAAGGTTCAAAATGTGGGGGATGTGCATACGTATGCCCCACCAATGTCTTTTCTATAAAAAAAGATAAAATATCCATAAATTCTCCACAGTACTGTAAATTGTGTTACAACTGTTTAGAAATATGTCCTAAGGCTGTTATAAACATAAAAACACATAATGCAATTCCAGCATACTATTAA
- a CDS encoding NifB/NifX family molybdenum-iron cluster-binding protein, with product MKVAVTSTNGKDIDLHFGDAKSFLIFEVKDGSSEFLEIRDKTDIPLENHTDRWIESLEILKDCRAVICSKIGKEPSIELRKSGIRPIQLDMSVKDALKECSNHTI from the coding sequence ATGAAAGTTGCAGTGACATCAACCAATGGTAAAGATATAGATCTACATTTTGGTGATGCAAAAAGCTTTTTAATATTTGAAGTCAAGGATGGAAGTTCAGAATTCCTTGAAATAAGGGATAAGACAGATATTCCCCTTGAAAACCACACAGATCGATGGATAGAATCTCTAGAAATTCTTAAAGATTGTAGAGCAGTTATTTGCAGTAAGATTGGAAAAGAACCATCCATTGAGCTTCGTAAAAGTGGAATAAGACCAATACAACTTGATATGTCTGTTAAAGATGCTTTAAAAGAATGTTCAAATCACACAATTTAG
- a CDS encoding nitrogenase component 1, translated as MSDVYVKTDGAHHPSEKHFSVVNPSRMCQPMGAVQALMGVKNSITLIHGSQGCSTYMRFQLTRHLREPVEVASTALNEKTVIYGGEYNLMKALKNITEKQKPSIIGVVSSCLTETIGDDMAGIIEKFKEANLGKQLPEIIPISTPSYAGSHIEGYDKAIKGLVEHLSLNSTPNGKINVVPGHMSPADIGEVKDILKTMECDSIILADTSESLDAPLSESVLGLPNCGTTIEEIEDTANSSGTITLSKHADSAGKFLEKKFSIKSVAIPTPIGLRNTDSFINAICDLTDLEIPAQIERDRGRLMDAIVDAHAYNYHRKVAIFGDPDFVVAMASFVAEMGMLPVVLCIGIKSAKFMEDIKTIPEGLSGYEGFSPVILEGADLYDLEKELETTKVDLLIGNSYGAEIAKKEGIPLFRMGFPVFDRMGAQRISSMGYNGSIKTADALTNMILDHYYDEAGYEL; from the coding sequence ATGAGTGATGTTTACGTTAAAACTGATGGAGCACATCATCCATCCGAGAAACATTTTTCTGTTGTGAATCCGTCACGAATGTGCCAGCCAATGGGAGCAGTACAGGCACTTATGGGTGTGAAAAATTCAATAACACTCATCCACGGCTCCCAGGGATGCAGTACCTACATGCGGTTCCAGCTTACACGCCACTTAAGGGAACCTGTGGAAGTTGCTTCAACGGCCTTGAACGAGAAGACAGTGATTTATGGGGGAGAATACAACCTCATGAAAGCACTTAAAAACATAACAGAAAAACAGAAACCATCCATAATAGGGGTTGTGTCCAGCTGCCTCACAGAAACAATAGGTGACGACATGGCAGGTATCATCGAAAAATTCAAGGAGGCAAACCTTGGTAAACAACTGCCTGAGATCATTCCAATTTCAACACCAAGTTATGCAGGATCTCATATTGAGGGATATGATAAAGCCATAAAAGGGCTTGTAGAACACTTATCTTTAAACTCAACTCCCAACGGAAAGATCAACGTGGTTCCAGGACACATGTCCCCTGCAGACATTGGTGAAGTAAAAGACATCCTTAAAACAATGGAATGCGACAGCATAATACTGGCTGATACTTCAGAAAGCCTTGATGCTCCTTTATCAGAATCTGTTTTGGGTTTACCTAACTGTGGGACTACCATTGAGGAAATAGAAGATACAGCAAATTCTTCAGGAACAATAACACTTTCCAAACATGCAGATTCTGCAGGTAAATTCCTTGAAAAGAAATTTTCTATTAAATCAGTAGCAATTCCCACACCAATTGGGCTTCGGAATACTGACAGCTTCATAAATGCCATCTGTGACCTCACAGATCTTGAAATTCCAGCACAGATAGAAAGGGATCGTGGAAGACTCATGGATGCAATTGTAGATGCACATGCATACAATTACCACAGGAAGGTTGCAATATTCGGTGACCCTGACTTTGTGGTTGCAATGGCGTCTTTCGTTGCAGAGATGGGAATGTTACCGGTGGTTCTTTGTATAGGTATCAAAAGTGCGAAATTCATGGAAGATATCAAAACCATCCCTGAAGGTTTATCCGGATACGAAGGATTTTCACCCGTAATTCTTGAAGGTGCAGACCTTTACGACCTGGAAAAAGAACTGGAAACAACAAAGGTTGATCTTTTAATTGGAAATTCATATGGGGCTGAAATTGCTAAAAAAGAAGGAATACCTCTTTTCAGGATGGGATTCCCGGTTTTTGACAGAATGGGTGCTCAGAGAATATCCAGCATGGGTTACAATGGAAGCATAAAGACAGCTGATGCCTTAACAAATATGATACTTGATCATTATTATGATGAAGCGGGTTACGAGCTATAA
- the nifE gene encoding nitrogenase iron-molybdenum cofactor biosynthesis protein NifE: MEPIIETFESRKKHMCIKGSGISIPECNTPVLPGTVTQRTCVFGGARIVLMPITDSIHLVHGPIGCAACTWDIRGSKSSRGDLYRKGCSTDLTEKDIIFGGEKKLFDTVIELNKLYKPGAIFVYATCVAGVIGDDIKSVCKHAEELTGCRVIPVQSEGFQHYNKTKGHWIGCDALMDYVIGTAEPKTQTPYDINIVGEFNVAGDVWGVKPLLEKMGVNIISTISGDSEVEEIAMSHRAKLNIVQCQKSSNYLADKMEKKYGIPSIKVNFFGIDNTLTSLMLIAEFFNDPEMTERTKKIIENGIEGVDEKIKEYKERLSGKTVALYVGGNKAWSLIRAFEELGMEVIMTGTKNGMKEDYERIKETVKEGTLIVDDANSTELARLLKKYRPNLLISGAKEKYISMKLGVPFCDFNHDRISAFAGFNGFVDFAKAVDAAVSSPVWDLTSTRLKSTKWSKFTKMRRN; this comes from the coding sequence ATGGAACCCATTATTGAAACATTTGAATCCCGAAAAAAACACATGTGTATCAAAGGGAGCGGTATATCCATCCCTGAATGTAACACTCCTGTTCTGCCTGGAACAGTGACACAGCGGACCTGTGTGTTTGGGGGTGCAAGAATAGTCTTGATGCCCATAACAGATTCAATCCATCTTGTGCACGGTCCAATAGGATGTGCTGCATGCACATGGGATATAAGGGGTAGTAAATCATCAAGAGGAGATCTATACAGAAAAGGTTGTTCAACAGATTTAACAGAGAAAGACATAATCTTTGGAGGTGAAAAAAAGCTTTTTGACACCGTAATTGAGTTAAATAAACTGTACAAACCTGGGGCAATATTTGTATATGCAACATGTGTTGCAGGAGTTATTGGAGATGACATAAAATCAGTGTGTAAACATGCAGAAGAATTAACTGGATGTAGAGTTATACCTGTCCAATCTGAGGGTTTTCAACATTATAACAAGACTAAAGGGCATTGGATTGGATGTGATGCTCTCATGGATTACGTCATTGGAACTGCAGAGCCTAAGACGCAAACACCCTACGACATAAACATAGTAGGGGAATTCAACGTTGCAGGTGATGTTTGGGGAGTAAAACCCCTGCTTGAAAAGATGGGTGTAAACATAATAAGCACCATAAGTGGTGATTCCGAGGTTGAAGAAATAGCGATGTCTCACAGGGCCAAACTAAACATAGTGCAGTGTCAAAAATCATCCAACTACCTTGCAGATAAGATGGAGAAAAAATATGGCATACCCTCAATTAAGGTTAATTTCTTCGGTATTGACAATACCTTAACGTCCCTCATGTTGATAGCAGAATTCTTCAACGACCCTGAAATGACAGAGAGAACCAAAAAAATCATAGAAAATGGAATAGAAGGTGTTGATGAGAAAATAAAAGAGTACAAGGAAAGATTATCCGGTAAAACTGTTGCACTTTACGTTGGTGGTAACAAGGCATGGTCCCTTATAAGGGCATTTGAAGAGCTTGGAATGGAAGTTATAATGACAGGTACCAAAAATGGAATGAAGGAAGATTATGAAAGGATCAAAGAAACTGTGAAGGAAGGAACCTTGATTGTGGACGATGCAAACTCCACAGAACTTGCAAGACTTCTTAAAAAGTACAGACCCAACTTGTTAATTTCCGGTGCAAAGGAGAAATACATTTCCATGAAACTGGGAGTACCATTTTGTGACTTCAACCATGACAGAATATCTGCATTTGCAGGTTTCAACGGATTTGTAGACTTTGCAAAAGCGGTGGATGCCGCAGTTTCAAGCCCTGTATGGGATTTAACATCCACCCGATTAAAGTCTACCAAATGGTCTAAATTTACCAAAATGAGGAGGAACTAA
- a CDS encoding nitrogenase component 1, which produces MSGINVIKRERNVIINPLKTCQPLGAMFAVMGVHHGFPLVHGSQGCSTFVRYNFARHFREPAEIAVSSLHEDAAVFGGRKNISSGIKNLAVRFKPDLIGAITTCSSEIIGDDVFGFVDTTKKELKTMSEDNKGLDKIEVIPIATPSFVGNHFTGYDVGVKALVDNLAEPGEPTEKVNIIPGIVNPGDIREIKHILELMGIEGTMLTDTSDPFDSPLRPSVTPTRPYFPKGGTTVDEIRDSANSQGTIAMCKYAGSAATSLEKQHNVPAIIETPPIGLQNTDQFLRNLKKLTDCNIPDSILDERGMLVDLIADNASRYLFDKKVAIFGDPDITTGLARFVGEIGMEPTMVCTGANSNSFPEDMEKISKETGTDIDVLFEQDMRSFEVYIKENPVDLMIGTSDGRLLSLDQGIPLIRAGFPVYDRIGYHRHPIVGYNGAMRLMELITNAVLERYYDPTHWKLQQ; this is translated from the coding sequence ATGAGTGGTATAAATGTTATAAAAAGAGAAAGAAATGTTATAATCAACCCACTTAAAACATGTCAACCTCTGGGAGCAATGTTTGCAGTTATGGGGGTGCACCATGGATTTCCATTAGTGCATGGGTCTCAGGGGTGTTCAACATTTGTAAGGTACAACTTTGCACGTCATTTCCGTGAACCTGCAGAAATAGCAGTTTCATCACTGCACGAAGATGCCGCAGTATTTGGAGGAAGAAAGAACATAAGTTCGGGTATAAAAAACCTTGCAGTAAGATTCAAACCTGATCTTATAGGTGCAATAACAACCTGTTCAAGTGAAATCATAGGAGACGATGTATTTGGATTTGTGGATACCACAAAAAAAGAGCTTAAAACCATGAGTGAGGACAACAAAGGCCTTGATAAAATAGAGGTAATCCCAATAGCCACTCCAAGTTTTGTTGGAAACCATTTTACAGGTTACGATGTGGGAGTTAAAGCCCTTGTGGATAACCTTGCAGAACCTGGTGAACCCACTGAAAAGGTAAACATTATCCCTGGAATAGTGAACCCTGGTGATATAAGGGAGATCAAACATATTCTGGAGCTCATGGGAATTGAGGGAACAATGTTAACAGATACCTCGGATCCATTTGATTCACCACTTCGACCTTCGGTAACACCAACAAGACCATACTTCCCAAAAGGAGGAACTACAGTAGATGAAATCCGTGATTCTGCAAATAGTCAAGGAACAATAGCTATGTGTAAATATGCAGGATCTGCAGCGACGTCACTTGAAAAACAGCACAATGTGCCTGCGATCATAGAAACACCACCGATAGGTCTGCAGAATACAGATCAGTTCCTAAGAAACCTGAAAAAACTTACAGATTGTAATATACCGGATAGTATCCTGGATGAAAGAGGAATGTTGGTAGATTTAATAGCTGACAATGCTTCAAGATATTTATTCGACAAAAAAGTGGCTATATTCGGAGATCCAGACATAACAACTGGACTGGCCAGGTTTGTTGGGGAGATTGGTATGGAACCTACTATGGTATGTACAGGTGCAAATAGTAACAGTTTCCCTGAGGACATGGAAAAGATCTCGAAAGAAACTGGAACTGATATAGATGTTCTGTTTGAGCAGGATATGAGGTCTTTTGAAGTTTACATTAAAGAAAACCCTGTTGATCTCATGATAGGAACTTCAGATGGAAGACTATTATCTCTTGATCAGGGCATCCCATTGATAAGAGCAGGATTCCCAGTTTACGATAGAATCGGGTACCATAGGCATCCGATAGTTGGATATAATGGTGCAATGCGTCTGATGGAACTTATAACTAACGCTGTACTTGAAAGATACTACGACCCAACCCATTGGAAGCTTCAGCAGTAA
- a CDS encoding nitrogenase subunit alpha, giving the protein MPYKLFDADKEIPEREKHVYKKHCSDPDGEMPHCNTKTVPGSMTERGCAFAGAKGVITGALKDVLHVVHSPVGCTTYSAGTKRYPTSPDLPDGTKFPIENFNLKYVCGTDIQESDVVFGGMKRLKRSIIEASKEFPEANAIYTYATCTTGLIGDDMDAVAKELTEELGKDVVAFNAPGFAGPSQSKGHHIANHTIFDRLVGTKEPPNTTPYDVGLIGEYNIDGDLWVLESYFKEMGIRILSRFSGDSTHDELCWMHRPKLNLVRCQRSATYIADLIKDKYDVPYIKVDFFSTEYCAENLRTIGKYFGLEKEAEKVIADRMAKVGPELEFYKKKLQGKKVYIFSGGPKSWHLAIPLENELGMDVTAVASQFEHEDGYVKMKKRVDEGVLIVDDPNSLEFEEMIEEDKPDLILAGIKEKYLAHKLGVPSIMIHSYENGPYIGFEGFLNLAKDMYANIYNPVWNLVEFEENPAGEEESKIESGSIEKEDNQVEVAK; this is encoded by the coding sequence ATGCCCTACAAACTTTTTGATGCGGATAAAGAAATACCGGAAAGGGAAAAACACGTTTACAAGAAGCACTGTTCTGATCCAGATGGGGAGATGCCTCATTGTAATACTAAAACAGTCCCTGGGTCCATGACAGAGCGTGGATGTGCATTTGCAGGTGCCAAAGGTGTTATAACTGGGGCACTGAAAGATGTGCTGCACGTTGTACATTCTCCTGTAGGATGTACAACCTACAGTGCAGGAACAAAAAGATATCCCACGAGCCCGGATCTACCCGATGGAACTAAATTTCCAATAGAAAATTTCAACCTGAAATATGTATGTGGTACAGACATCCAGGAATCTGACGTGGTTTTTGGTGGTATGAAAAGGTTAAAACGATCAATAATCGAGGCTTCAAAAGAATTTCCAGAAGCTAATGCCATATACACTTATGCTACATGTACCACCGGATTAATAGGTGATGATATGGATGCTGTTGCAAAAGAATTAACTGAGGAACTGGGAAAAGATGTTGTAGCATTCAACGCACCAGGATTTGCAGGACCAAGTCAGTCAAAAGGGCACCATATAGCAAACCATACCATATTTGATAGATTGGTCGGTACCAAAGAACCTCCAAACACCACACCTTATGATGTGGGATTGATAGGTGAGTACAACATAGATGGAGATTTGTGGGTACTTGAATCATATTTCAAGGAAATGGGAATACGTATCTTGAGCAGGTTCAGCGGAGATTCAACTCATGATGAGCTCTGCTGGATGCACAGGCCTAAATTGAATCTTGTAAGATGTCAGAGATCTGCGACGTATATTGCGGACCTTATAAAAGATAAATATGACGTTCCATATATTAAAGTGGATTTCTTCAGTACAGAGTACTGTGCAGAGAATCTTAGGACTATAGGGAAGTATTTTGGCCTTGAAAAAGAAGCTGAAAAAGTTATAGCTGATAGAATGGCAAAAGTAGGTCCTGAACTCGAGTTTTACAAGAAAAAACTCCAGGGCAAAAAAGTTTACATATTTTCTGGTGGTCCTAAAAGCTGGCACCTTGCAATTCCACTTGAAAACGAGCTTGGAATGGACGTGACTGCAGTGGCATCACAGTTCGAACACGAAGATGGATATGTTAAAATGAAAAAGAGAGTTGATGAGGGAGTTTTAATAGTTGACGACCCTAACTCTCTGGAATTCGAGGAGATGATTGAAGAGGATAAACCTGATTTGATACTTGCAGGTATTAAAGAGAAATACCTGGCCCATAAACTGGGAGTACCATCCATAATGATCCATTCATATGAAAATGGACCTTATATAGGATTTGAAGGATTCTTAAACCTTGCAAAGGATATGTACGCCAATATATACAACCCGGTCTGGAACCTGGTGGAATTTGAGGAGAACCCTGCAGGAGAGGAAGAATCAAAAATAGAATCAGGATCAATAGAAAAAGAAGACAACCAAGTGGAGGTGGCTAAATGA
- a CDS encoding P-II family nitrogen regulator, with protein MKEILAIIRPNKMTKTKEVLETLGSPAMTAIRVMGRGKQKAILNEVSMATKEPELLKAEGNMRYIPKRMISVVVPDEDTSLIVEAIMKINHTGQIGDGKIFVCPITDAFRVRTKENGDAAIF; from the coding sequence ATGAAAGAAATACTGGCTATAATCCGGCCGAATAAAATGACCAAGACCAAAGAGGTCTTGGAAACATTAGGATCCCCTGCAATGACTGCAATCAGAGTCATGGGGAGGGGTAAACAAAAGGCTATACTTAATGAGGTGTCTATGGCTACTAAAGAGCCTGAACTTCTCAAAGCAGAGGGAAACATGCGCTACATACCTAAAAGAATGATATCCGTAGTGGTGCCAGATGAAGATACTTCACTCATAGTTGAGGCCATCATGAAAATCAACCACACTGGACAGATAGGGGATGGAAAAATATTTGTTTGCCCAATAACTGATGCGTTCAGAGTAAGAACCAAAGAAAATGGAGATGCAGCAATATTTTAA
- a CDS encoding P-II family nitrogen regulator: MQMIRAIIRPEMAEKTVNKLDAAGYVALTKLDVIGRGKQKGIQLENIYYDEIPKTMLLLVSEDEKTSEIVDIITESAITGNFGDGKIFVSPVDEVYTVRTRSKGL; encoded by the coding sequence ATGCAAATGATCAGAGCTATAATTCGGCCTGAAATGGCAGAAAAAACTGTTAATAAACTTGATGCTGCAGGGTATGTGGCTTTAACCAAGTTAGATGTTATAGGGCGGGGTAAACAAAAGGGAATCCAGCTTGAAAATATTTACTACGATGAAATACCAAAAACCATGCTTTTGCTGGTTTCAGAAGATGAAAAAACCAGTGAAATAGTGGATATCATAACGGAATCTGCAATTACAGGAAACTTTGGAGACGGTAAAATATTTGTAAGTCCGGTTGACGAGGTTTACACAGTCAGAACAAGAAGTAAAGGGCTCTGA